One region of Polynucleobacter sp. SHI8 genomic DNA includes:
- a CDS encoding mandelate racemase/muconate lactonizing enzyme family protein — MMNAQQSLMNAKITRIEAIPLKVKMEKVATGSTLKLSHRCTILTRIHTDAGVIGECFNGNDDALQASVIQMIQQEMAPMLIGHEVAAIEDAWLLTRKATEPFLRDRRIALRAQSCIDSALHDAIGKLVNLPIHVLWGGAKKQIRVFAIGGYYREKDDLEGLQQEVEELKAFGIHGLKLKMGGKSPREDALRAEAVRRAGGDDFILGCDANQAWSLTEALEFAKITKDLNLSWLEEPCKWDNDRVEMALVRSIAGVPIAAGQSELTRFGCRDLMQANAIDICNFDSSWGGGPTEWRRVANIAHAFGVKVMQHLEPQFGLMMSAGIPNGIYGEVMMPWRDPFFYRLIANQAKQPFKDGMYTLPTEPGWGMVIDEDYLQSVRID; from the coding sequence ATGATGAATGCACAACAAAGCTTGATGAATGCAAAAATTACGAGGATTGAAGCCATTCCTTTAAAAGTCAAAATGGAAAAAGTGGCGACAGGCTCGACCTTAAAACTGTCCCATCGTTGTACGATATTGACCCGTATTCATACCGATGCAGGGGTGATTGGCGAATGTTTTAATGGCAATGATGATGCCTTGCAAGCATCTGTAATCCAAATGATTCAGCAAGAAATGGCACCCATGTTAATTGGTCATGAAGTGGCAGCCATTGAAGATGCTTGGTTATTAACGCGTAAAGCCACAGAGCCATTCTTACGCGATCGCCGCATTGCACTTCGAGCACAGTCATGTATTGATAGCGCTTTGCATGATGCCATCGGTAAGCTCGTTAATCTGCCCATTCATGTTTTATGGGGTGGTGCAAAAAAACAGATACGGGTATTTGCCATTGGTGGTTATTACCGCGAAAAAGATGATTTAGAAGGACTACAACAAGAAGTTGAAGAACTCAAAGCATTTGGGATACATGGACTTAAATTAAAGATGGGTGGTAAGAGTCCAAGAGAGGATGCATTGCGTGCTGAGGCGGTTCGCAGGGCAGGTGGTGATGATTTTATTTTGGGCTGTGATGCCAATCAAGCTTGGAGCCTTACTGAAGCACTTGAGTTTGCCAAAATCACCAAAGACCTCAATCTCAGTTGGTTGGAAGAGCCCTGTAAGTGGGATAATGACCGTGTAGAAATGGCCTTAGTACGTTCCATTGCAGGAGTTCCTATTGCTGCAGGTCAAAGTGAATTAACACGCTTTGGTTGCCGTGATTTAATGCAGGCCAATGCCATTGATATTTGTAATTTCGATAGCAGTTGGGGAGGTGGGCCAACAGAATGGCGCAGAGTAGCAAATATCGCTCATGCATTTGGCGTTAAAGTGATGCAGCATCTTGAGCCACAGTTTGGGTTGATGATGTCGGCAGGAATACCAAATGGTATCTATGGCGAAGTGATGATGCCTTGGCGTGACCCCTTCTTTTATCGCTTAATTGCTAATCAAGCTAAGCAACCCTTTAAAGACGGAATGTATACATTACCCACAGAACCAGGATGGGGAATGGTCATTGATGAAGATTATTTACAATCAGTCAGAATAGATTGA
- a CDS encoding tripartite tricarboxylate transporter substrate binding protein gives MINPSFRNVFFKLILLVWFFPHLANADNAYPNRAVRLVIPFATGGSNDIVGRFIADQLQKRLGEPFVVDNRGGAGGTLGTDMVAKSKPDGYTLLLISTPHTANASLYKKLAYHPIKDFSPIARLGSAPQVISVYPGMPVKTLPELIAYVKARPGQVNFVSSGVGSSQHLVSEMFASQAGLQLVHVPYKGAGAALADVAAGHAQISIGTILQGLSLIKADRLRPLAVSGNKRQPVLPDVPTAAEVGLKGYDADNWWGILAPAGTPPEVIQKLSMTIADILSKPETIKKLADESATVAYLGPDEFGKFMETESQKWAQLIKNLKIQPE, from the coding sequence ATGATTAATCCATCTTTCCGCAACGTATTCTTTAAATTAATATTACTTGTTTGGTTTTTTCCTCATTTGGCAAATGCTGATAATGCCTACCCCAATCGTGCAGTTCGATTAGTAATTCCTTTTGCCACCGGAGGAAGTAATGATATTGTGGGTCGCTTTATTGCAGATCAATTACAAAAACGCTTAGGCGAGCCCTTTGTCGTGGATAACCGTGGCGGGGCAGGAGGTACATTGGGAACCGACATGGTCGCCAAGTCCAAGCCTGATGGTTATACCCTGTTATTAATTTCTACACCCCATACAGCAAATGCTTCTTTATATAAAAAATTAGCCTATCACCCGATCAAAGATTTTTCCCCAATAGCAAGACTAGGTTCTGCTCCGCAAGTAATTAGTGTGTATCCTGGAATGCCTGTCAAAACTCTCCCCGAGTTGATCGCTTATGTCAAAGCTAGACCAGGACAAGTTAATTTTGTTTCTTCAGGCGTTGGGAGTTCCCAGCATTTAGTGAGCGAAATGTTTGCCAGTCAAGCCGGTTTGCAATTAGTCCACGTTCCATACAAGGGTGCAGGTGCAGCACTTGCAGATGTCGCTGCTGGTCATGCCCAAATTTCAATTGGTACCATTTTGCAAGGCTTGTCATTGATTAAAGCCGATCGTCTGCGACCCCTTGCTGTGAGTGGCAATAAACGTCAGCCCGTACTTCCCGATGTGCCTACGGCCGCTGAAGTAGGGCTTAAAGGCTATGATGCAGATAATTGGTGGGGCATATTGGCACCAGCAGGAACGCCCCCTGAAGTAATCCAAAAGTTATCGATGACCATTGCCGACATTTTGTCTAAACCAGAAACCATTAAAAAATTAGCGGATGAAAGTGCCACAGTTGCCTATTTAGGCCCTGATGAGTTTGGCAAGTTTATGGAAACAGAATCCCAAAAATGGGCACAACTGATTAAAAACCTAAAGATACAACCAGAGTAA